The sequence below is a genomic window from Brevibacillus agri.
GCACCTGCTCGTCCGTGATGTCCGCAAACCGATTCAGGCCGTCTACCGCCTCATAGCGCGCCCGCAGGTCGTCAAGCAGCTCCTGCGGCGGCTTGCGGCCACGGCGAATGTGCGTGTAGTACGGCTCAATTTCTTCTGGACTGCGCGGCGTTCCATACGCCATCAGCAAAAGCCCTGTTTTTGGCTTTGACATCTCATACCCCTCCTGGTCACACGTCCCTTTTGTAGCTATGGATGAATGCGGTCAGTTTTTGCAACGTTTCTACTTTGGCGTCAGGGAATACACCGTGCCCCAGATTGAAAATGAATCCCGGCTGCTTCGTGCCTTCGTCGAGAATTTCTTTTGCTTTGGCTTCGAGCTTCTCCCACGGAGCAAGCAACAGCGTCGGGTCGAGGTTGCCCTGCAACGTCTTGGTCACGCCCATGTTGCGCGCAGTCGTAATCGAGGTGCGCCAGTCCAGACCGACAACATCGACAGGCAAGCGGTTCCAATCCAGCAAAAGATGGCCTGCCCCGATTCCGAAGTAGATCGTCGGCACTCCGGTTTCTTTCAGCGCCTGGAAAATTCGCGTCATCACAGGCGTTATGTACTCGCGGTAATCTTCGTCGTTCAATGCGCCTACCCAGGAGTCAAACACCTGTACCGCTTGGGCGCCGGCCTTGATCTGTGCCTTCAGATAGGTGATCGTCATGTCGCCGAGCTTTTCCATCAATGCCTGCCACGCAGCAGGTTCGGTGTACATGAACGCCTTTGTCTTGTGGTAATGCTTGGAAGGACCGCCCTCGATCATGTAGCTGGCGAGCGTGAATGGCGCTCCCGCAAAGCCGATCAGCGGAACAGACAACTGCTCGCGCAACAGCTTGATCGATTCCAAAATATACGGCACGTGCGTTTCCGGCTCCA
It includes:
- the hemE gene encoding uroporphyrinogen decarboxylase, with protein sequence MTSKPFNDTFLKACRKEATERVPVWYMRQAGRYQPEYRAIRAKYSFFEMNYIPEVCAEVTRLPVEQLGVDAAILFADIMTPLKPIGVDVNIESGIGPVIGNPIESLADVERLLDLEPETHVPYILESIKLLREQLSVPLIGFAGAPFTLASYMIEGGPSKHYHKTKAFMYTEPAAWQALMEKLGDMTITYLKAQIKAGAQAVQVFDSWVGALNDEDYREYITPVMTRIFQALKETGVPTIYFGIGAGHLLLDWNRLPVDVVGLDWRTSITTARNMGVTKTLQGNLDPTLLLAPWEKLEAKAKEILDEGTKQPGFIFNLGHGVFPDAKVETLQKLTAFIHSYKRDV